A single Corynebacterium stationis DNA region contains:
- a CDS encoding Gfo/Idh/MocA family oxidoreductase, whose product MTKSLRVGVVGAGAMGADHIDRINNRTSGAHISAIVEPDAGRAAKAAENAPGANTFSKIEDAIAADAVDAVLIAVPGQFHEPVLVPALEAGLPILCEKPLTPDSESSLRIVELEQKLDKPHIQIGFMRRFDPEYNELRKLVESEDAGELLMLRGVHRNPTVGENYTQDMLITDSVVHEFDVIPWLAGSRVVSVEVKYPKTNSLAHAGMKEPILVIMELENGVLVDVEMNVNVQFGYQVATEAVFEKGLARIGQPAGLQRWSAGQFSVKDHEDFTTRFATAYDRQIQSWVDAVHEGTLVAGPNAFDGYLVALSCEAGVKALNEGGVVPVEAESRPDFYA is encoded by the coding sequence ATGACTAAGAGTCTTCGCGTCGGCGTCGTTGGTGCCGGAGCAATGGGTGCGGACCACATCGATCGCATTAACAACCGCACCTCCGGTGCTCACATTTCCGCCATCGTTGAACCAGATGCAGGCCGGGCCGCCAAGGCGGCTGAAAATGCGCCAGGTGCGAACACTTTCTCTAAGATTGAAGACGCCATTGCTGCCGATGCAGTCGACGCCGTTCTGATTGCCGTTCCTGGCCAATTCCACGAGCCGGTCCTTGTTCCAGCGCTGGAAGCCGGCCTACCCATTCTGTGTGAAAAGCCGTTGACCCCTGATTCTGAGTCTTCACTTCGCATCGTGGAGCTTGAGCAGAAGCTGGACAAGCCACACATTCAGATTGGTTTCATGCGCCGCTTCGACCCGGAGTACAACGAGTTGCGCAAGCTGGTGGAGTCGGAAGATGCCGGCGAGCTCCTCATGCTTCGCGGCGTGCACCGTAACCCAACCGTGGGGGAGAACTACACCCAGGACATGTTGATCACTGACTCCGTGGTGCATGAGTTTGATGTCATTCCATGGCTCGCAGGCTCACGTGTGGTCAGCGTGGAAGTTAAGTACCCCAAGACCAACTCCCTGGCACACGCGGGGATGAAAGAACCAATTCTGGTCATCATGGAATTGGAAAATGGTGTGCTGGTGGATGTGGAAATGAACGTGAATGTTCAATTCGGCTACCAAGTCGCTACCGAAGCAGTCTTTGAAAAGGGGCTGGCCCGAATAGGTCAGCCAGCAGGCCTGCAGCGCTGGAGTGCTGGTCAGTTCTCCGTGAAGGATCATGAGGACTTCACCACTCGTTTCGCAACGGCATATGACCGCCAGATTCAGTCCTGGGTGGATGCAGTTCATGAGGGTACTTTGGTGGCTGGTCCAAATGCATTCGATGGCTACCTGGTGGCATTGTCCTGCGAGGCAGGCGTCAAGGCTTTGAACGAAGGTGGCGTTGTTCCAGTTGAAGCAGAATCACGCCCTGATTTCTACGCATAA
- a CDS encoding CoA-acylating methylmalonate-semialdehyde dehydrogenase: MSEKLINHWIDGKEAPSASGNTAAVYNPATGEVTGQVALANQEEIDATIASAAKAAKVWGGMSIAKRQAVIFKFRELLNERRGELAEIITAEHGKVLSDAMGEIMRGQEVVELATGFPHLTKGAFNENVSTGIDVYSIKQPLGVVGIISPFNFPAMVPMWFFPIAIAAGNAVILKPSEKDPSAALWMANLWTEAGLPDGVFNVLQGDKLAVDGLLNSPEVSAISFVGSTPIAKYIYETSAKNGKRVQSLGGANNHMLVLPDADLDLVADQAINAGYGAAGERCMAVSTVLAIDSIADELIAKIEERIATLRVGNGAGDENGEPHLGPLISEAHRERVSGYVDIAEADGAKIVVDGRSCSVEGHEEGFFFGPTLIDDIPTSSRAYKEEIFGPVLSVVRVASFDEAIALINSGEFGNGTAIFTNDGGAARRFQHEIEVGMIGINVPIPVPVAYHSFGGWKNSLFGDAKAYGTHGFDFFTREKAITSRWLDPATHGGINLGFPQND; the protein is encoded by the coding sequence ATGTCTGAAAAGCTCATTAACCACTGGATCGATGGCAAAGAAGCCCCATCGGCCTCCGGCAACACCGCAGCCGTATACAACCCCGCAACCGGTGAAGTCACCGGCCAGGTAGCACTAGCCAACCAAGAAGAAATTGATGCCACCATCGCATCCGCTGCCAAGGCCGCGAAGGTGTGGGGTGGGATGTCCATCGCCAAGCGACAAGCCGTTATTTTCAAGTTCCGTGAACTGCTCAATGAACGTCGCGGCGAATTGGCAGAGATCATCACCGCTGAACACGGCAAGGTGCTCTCCGACGCCATGGGGGAGATCATGCGCGGCCAGGAAGTTGTGGAGCTGGCGACCGGCTTCCCACACCTGACCAAGGGCGCTTTCAACGAAAACGTATCTACCGGCATTGATGTCTATTCCATCAAGCAGCCACTCGGTGTTGTCGGCATCATCAGTCCATTTAACTTCCCAGCCATGGTGCCCATGTGGTTCTTCCCAATCGCAATTGCCGCCGGCAACGCGGTTATTTTGAAGCCTTCCGAAAAGGACCCATCTGCAGCACTGTGGATGGCGAACCTGTGGACTGAAGCAGGCCTGCCTGATGGTGTCTTCAACGTCTTGCAAGGTGACAAGCTGGCTGTCGATGGCCTGCTCAATAGCCCAGAGGTCTCCGCTATCTCGTTTGTGGGCTCCACCCCGATTGCGAAGTACATCTACGAAACCTCGGCGAAGAACGGCAAGCGCGTGCAGTCGCTCGGTGGCGCGAATAACCACATGTTGGTGCTGCCTGATGCTGACCTGGACTTGGTTGCTGACCAGGCTATCAACGCTGGTTACGGCGCTGCTGGTGAGCGCTGCATGGCTGTATCGACCGTGCTGGCGATTGACTCTATTGCTGATGAGCTCATCGCCAAGATTGAAGAGCGCATCGCTACCTTGCGCGTCGGCAACGGTGCCGGCGATGAAAACGGTGAGCCACACTTGGGCCCACTCATTTCCGAAGCACACCGCGAGCGCGTGTCCGGCTACGTCGATATTGCGGAAGCCGACGGCGCAAAGATTGTTGTCGATGGCCGCAGCTGCAGCGTGGAAGGCCATGAGGAAGGCTTCTTCTTCGGCCCAACGCTTATCGATGACATCCCCACCTCCTCCCGTGCCTACAAAGAAGAAATCTTCGGCCCGGTACTGTCGGTTGTTCGTGTTGCTTCCTTTGATGAGGCAATCGCACTCATCAACTCCGGTGAGTTCGGCAATGGCACCGCAATCTTTACCAACGATGGTGGTGCGGCGCGCCGCTTCCAGCATGAGATTGAAGTCGGCATGATTGGCATCAACGTCCCCATCCCGGTGCCAGTTGCCTACCACTCCTTTGGCGGCTGGAAGAACTCACTCTTTGGCGACGCCAAGGCCTACGGCACCCACGGATTCGACTTCTTCACCCGGGAAAAGGCGATCACCAGCCGCTGGCTCGACCCAGCAACCCACGGTGGCATCAACCTGGGATTCCCACAAAACGACTAG
- a CDS encoding sugar phosphate isomerase/epimerase family protein — MTTSVPSDTKAASVAGENPGLRIGTAPDSWGVWFPDDPKQVPWDRFLDEVVKAGYTWIELGPYGYLPTDPHQLEDELGKRNLKLSAGTVFTGFHKGEEQWKRAWDQALDVAGLASKLGAEHLVVIPDLWRSDATSEVLESRTLDDEKWAKLAAGHDRLGKALLEEFGMKQQFHSHADSHIGTTREVLRFLEETDPRYTNLCLDTGHFAYYGGDNVKLIEDHPERIGYLHLKQVDPSLLFDILKNDVPFADAVAQGIMVEPPHGVPDLAPIIEAVSKIDSDIFAIVEQDMYGCDVDYPFPIAERTRKHIFGCTHFARIK; from the coding sequence ATGACCACCTCTGTACCTTCTGATACCAAAGCCGCCTCCGTCGCCGGTGAAAACCCTGGCCTGCGCATCGGAACCGCACCTGACTCCTGGGGCGTCTGGTTCCCCGATGACCCGAAGCAGGTCCCGTGGGACCGCTTCCTGGATGAAGTAGTCAAGGCTGGCTACACCTGGATCGAGCTCGGCCCATACGGCTACCTGCCCACCGACCCACACCAGCTGGAAGACGAACTGGGCAAGCGTAATCTCAAGCTTTCTGCCGGTACCGTATTCACCGGTTTCCACAAGGGTGAAGAACAGTGGAAGCGCGCCTGGGACCAAGCACTCGATGTCGCAGGTCTTGCTTCCAAGCTGGGCGCTGAGCACCTAGTTGTCATCCCTGACCTGTGGCGCTCCGACGCCACTAGTGAGGTATTGGAATCACGCACTTTGGACGATGAAAAGTGGGCTAAGCTCGCCGCCGGCCACGACCGCTTAGGCAAGGCATTGCTGGAAGAATTCGGCATGAAGCAGCAGTTTCACTCCCACGCTGACAGCCATATCGGCACCACCCGCGAGGTTCTGCGCTTCTTGGAGGAAACCGACCCACGCTACACCAACCTATGCCTGGATACCGGCCACTTTGCTTACTACGGCGGCGATAACGTCAAGCTCATCGAGGACCATCCAGAGCGCATCGGCTACCTGCACTTGAAGCAGGTCGATCCATCATTGCTTTTCGATATTTTGAAAAATGACGTGCCATTTGCCGATGCCGTTGCTCAAGGCATCATGGTCGAACCACCGCATGGTGTTCCTGACCTGGCGCCAATCATTGAAGCTGTTTCGAAGATTGACTCCGATATTTTCGCCATCGTTGAGCAGGATATGTATGGCTGCGATGTGGACTACCCATTCCCAATTGCTGAGCGCACCCGTAAGCACATCTTCGGCTGCACGCACTTCGCCCGTATCAAGTAA
- a CDS encoding sugar phosphate isomerase/epimerase family protein: MVRIAFDPTPLHHDYDLLEFPDVTARLGYEYMQITPHVDFGPFFRHPKADDDLVQALKKRAKDAGVKIPAILPVHRLSWPDENLRVAAVRNLKRIIELAVDLEVDTLNTEFSGRPERPEESEDAFYRSMEELLPILEREGIKFNIDPHPDDFVEDGVEAWRVIRGLNSKQVGFVYVAPHTFHMGDQPEKILTSVGDRLGAVYLSDSFDHHKSHGLRYITNPPGNAVRVHQHLKIGDGDVDFNELFKLLRTTGYLDREDALLVSNVFAEDETFLDVSRYQLQKIKELVDNA, translated from the coding sequence ATGGTTCGCATTGCTTTTGACCCAACGCCTTTGCATCACGACTATGACTTGCTGGAATTTCCAGATGTCACCGCACGCTTGGGCTATGAGTACATGCAGATCACTCCGCATGTGGACTTTGGTCCTTTCTTCCGCCATCCCAAGGCTGACGATGATCTGGTGCAAGCGCTAAAGAAACGCGCCAAGGACGCGGGCGTCAAAATTCCAGCCATCTTGCCGGTGCACCGTTTGTCCTGGCCTGATGAAAACCTGCGGGTAGCTGCGGTGCGCAATCTCAAGCGCATCATTGAGCTGGCAGTGGATCTGGAAGTAGACACCCTGAATACGGAATTCTCGGGCCGACCAGAACGTCCTGAGGAATCAGAAGACGCTTTCTACCGTTCCATGGAAGAACTCCTTCCCATTTTGGAGCGCGAGGGCATCAAGTTCAACATCGATCCGCACCCGGATGATTTTGTCGAAGACGGCGTTGAAGCGTGGCGCGTAATCCGCGGCTTGAATTCCAAGCAAGTGGGCTTTGTCTACGTTGCGCCGCATACCTTCCATATGGGAGACCAACCAGAAAAGATTCTCACCTCAGTCGGTGATCGTCTCGGCGCTGTGTATTTGTCAGACTCCTTCGACCATCACAAATCCCACGGTCTGCGCTACATCACCAACCCACCGGGTAATGCAGTCCGCGTGCACCAGCATCTCAAGATCGGTGATGGTGACGTTGATTTTAACGAGCTGTTTAAGTTGCTTCGGACCACCGGCTACCTAGACCGCGAGGATGCCCTTCTGGTATCCAATGTCTTTGCCGAAGATGAGACCTTCCTTGATGTTTCGCGCTACCAGCTGCAAAAGATCAAGGAGTTGGTCGACAACGCTTAA
- the iolB gene encoding 5-deoxy-glucuronate isomerase encodes MGTEERWFHKKGDLARAGWQTVVDADTPGWQYTGIRIAELSDGQSLSLDDLGVERIFIPLAGHFQVAHNDEVTTLNGRKSVFDGPTDVLYLPTNTAATLSGEGRVAVAEAPTKEPKEWKYIPPEGTPVELRGAGRSSRQVHNFGTPEALDAARLIVCEVITPGENWSSYPPHKHDEYKPGHESKLEEIYYFESAPSRVGGNPDAADGAFGMFSTYSSPAGDIDINAMVYTGDVALVPYGYHGPAVAAPGYDLYYLNVMAGPDPERIWLINDDPAHAWVRETWNGQEFDNRLPYEHREG; translated from the coding sequence ATGGGCACTGAGGAACGTTGGTTTCATAAAAAGGGCGATTTGGCTAGAGCTGGGTGGCAAACCGTTGTTGACGCCGATACCCCGGGATGGCAGTACACAGGCATTCGCATCGCAGAGCTTTCCGATGGCCAGTCTCTATCCTTAGACGATCTGGGCGTGGAGAGGATCTTCATCCCGCTCGCCGGGCACTTTCAAGTTGCGCACAACGATGAAGTGACCACGCTGAATGGACGCAAGTCTGTCTTTGATGGGCCCACTGATGTGCTCTATCTTCCAACGAATACTGCTGCGACGTTATCCGGTGAAGGCCGGGTAGCAGTGGCGGAAGCACCAACCAAGGAGCCGAAAGAGTGGAAGTACATTCCACCAGAGGGCACCCCGGTGGAGCTGCGCGGCGCCGGCCGTTCTAGCCGCCAGGTGCACAACTTCGGCACTCCGGAGGCACTCGATGCTGCACGGTTGATTGTGTGCGAAGTGATCACCCCGGGTGAGAACTGGAGCTCCTATCCACCGCACAAGCACGATGAGTACAAGCCGGGGCATGAGTCCAAGCTGGAAGAAATCTACTACTTCGAATCCGCTCCTTCACGCGTGGGCGGAAACCCCGACGCTGCCGATGGCGCCTTCGGAATGTTTTCTACCTACTCATCACCGGCCGGCGATATTGATATCAACGCCATGGTTTATACCGGTGATGTGGCCCTTGTTCCTTATGGCTACCACGGCCCAGCTGTGGCAGCACCCGGCTATGACTTGTACTACCTGAATGTCATGGCAGGACCTGATCCAGAACGCATCTGGTTAATTAATGACGACCCTGCGCACGCATGGGTTCGTGAGACTTGGAATGGGCAGGAATTTGATAACCGCCTGCCTTATGAACACCGGGAAGGCTAA
- a CDS encoding MFS transporter, producing the protein MAQTWSFSVSIALLAAGALFLEILDGTILTTAIPAIASEFGVGAGEVSLVLVAYLVAAAVGIPAAGWLSDRFGVRSVFLLALLVFTVASLICALAPNLGLLIAARVLQGLGGALLVPVGRLAVIRGTDPKDLLDAIAFLTWPALVAPVIAPVLGGLITDTIGWRWIFFINVPLGIIALIAGAFILPKDTKVSTGRFDAVGFIGVAIIMVALTICAELLTTEVDHRGLYALTLVAIAAITTGFITWRLRTPGRLFDVTVLRIQTFRVGNASGSIYRLVITALPFMFTLLFQLSFGWSATMAGVMVVALFAGNVAIKPFTTPIIRRFAFKPVLIFSNAAGAIVLASFLFVTAETPLAVIGVLLFVSGALRSLGFSAYNTLQFVDIGPEQTNNANVLSATLHQLGMSLGIAVGVIAISLAPTFAWAFPLAAALFILPLLGAAMLPPSSGASALETKQPRYPKIKSDKKVSENL; encoded by the coding sequence ATGGCTCAGACATGGTCATTTAGCGTCTCTATTGCCTTGCTCGCGGCCGGGGCACTGTTTCTAGAGATCCTCGACGGCACAATCTTGACCACGGCGATTCCTGCCATCGCGAGCGAATTTGGTGTGGGCGCAGGCGAGGTCAGCCTCGTGCTGGTGGCCTATCTAGTAGCGGCAGCCGTCGGCATCCCTGCGGCCGGGTGGCTATCAGATCGCTTCGGCGTGCGGTCAGTTTTTCTGCTGGCACTTCTTGTATTCACTGTCGCGTCGCTTATCTGCGCACTTGCTCCTAACCTAGGCCTGCTCATTGCGGCACGTGTTCTGCAAGGCCTCGGTGGTGCGCTCCTTGTGCCGGTTGGGCGATTGGCCGTTATTCGCGGAACAGATCCCAAAGACTTACTCGATGCCATCGCATTTTTAACTTGGCCTGCGCTTGTCGCACCAGTTATTGCACCGGTGCTGGGTGGTTTGATTACCGACACCATTGGCTGGCGATGGATCTTCTTCATCAACGTGCCACTTGGAATAATCGCTCTTATCGCGGGAGCGTTCATCCTGCCTAAAGACACAAAGGTTTCCACAGGGCGTTTCGATGCGGTGGGGTTTATCGGCGTTGCCATCATCATGGTCGCGCTAACTATCTGCGCAGAACTTCTCACAACCGAAGTAGACCACCGCGGGCTGTATGCCCTGACACTGGTTGCCATTGCCGCTATCACCACGGGGTTCATCACCTGGCGGCTGCGCACCCCGGGGCGGCTTTTCGATGTCACAGTGCTGCGTATCCAGACGTTTCGAGTAGGGAATGCATCGGGAAGCATCTACCGGCTGGTTATTACTGCCTTGCCGTTTATGTTTACCCTGTTATTCCAACTGTCTTTTGGCTGGTCTGCGACCATGGCAGGCGTGATGGTCGTGGCGCTTTTCGCAGGAAACGTCGCGATTAAGCCTTTTACCACGCCAATCATCCGCAGGTTCGCCTTCAAACCAGTGCTGATTTTCTCTAATGCCGCTGGTGCCATCGTTCTAGCTTCATTTCTGTTCGTCACGGCGGAAACACCGCTGGCAGTCATCGGCGTCTTGTTGTTTGTCTCCGGAGCGCTGCGCTCGTTAGGGTTTAGCGCCTACAACACTCTGCAGTTCGTGGATATCGGACCTGAGCAAACCAATAACGCCAATGTTCTATCGGCAACGCTGCATCAGCTCGGTATGTCTCTCGGCATTGCCGTCGGCGTCATAGCTATTTCGCTTGCGCCGACTTTCGCGTGGGCGTTTCCCCTCGCAGCCGCGCTATTCATATTGCCTCTCTTGGGCGCTGCGATGCTGCCACCAAGTTCCGGCGCTAGTGCCTTAGAAACCAAACAACCGAGATACCCCAAGATTAAAAGTGACAAGAAAGTAAGTGAAAACCTATGA
- a CDS encoding HNH endonuclease, whose product MNGQQIIKLFYTSGITILRDVYECSPHDLAGDLMPLNTARKYTRLATVFFGPADSPKVQRDSVALAEARQLSLEYLEMVNKHAKKLNTRGAAWKLRAELIAFEGTFEEVEAYAKKRVTEQGGDTKKKPGVRLGRVIDGLRTISITDTQRRITDLEKTLDAAITNDDQPRSEALLEPFWDLVEGTGTGLIKPEYRTVIAIGLDDFAKVSCGKGDEVIVALSDGTTMTGAEFINAAMEGALGDKLYVGLFHPTAGPVNLYEARFASDKLRTLAMAENLVCPWPDCNVPADRCQVHHIDAHKHGGHTKPSNLTMLCKYHNGVNDDDDPANPGSQKRKNKRGKGKPSRGRMRRHRGKVRLHTPGGKLVGNTHHVSSMGAMNLI is encoded by the coding sequence ATGAACGGACAACAAATAATAAAACTCTTCTACACCAGCGGAATAACCATCCTCCGCGATGTGTACGAGTGCTCCCCACACGACCTCGCCGGTGACCTGATGCCACTGAACACGGCACGCAAATACACCCGGCTAGCCACAGTATTCTTCGGGCCCGCTGATTCCCCCAAGGTGCAGCGCGACTCGGTCGCGCTTGCCGAAGCGAGGCAACTAAGCCTCGAATACTTAGAGATGGTCAACAAGCACGCCAAGAAACTCAACACCCGCGGCGCCGCATGGAAACTCCGCGCTGAACTTATCGCGTTTGAAGGCACCTTCGAAGAAGTCGAAGCCTACGCCAAGAAACGCGTCACCGAACAAGGCGGCGACACCAAAAAGAAACCCGGGGTGCGTCTCGGCCGCGTCATCGACGGCCTACGCACCATTAGCATTACCGATACCCAGCGCCGTATTACTGATTTAGAAAAGACGCTTGATGCTGCCATCACCAACGACGACCAGCCGCGCTCTGAAGCTTTGTTGGAGCCTTTCTGGGATTTAGTCGAAGGCACCGGCACCGGGCTCATCAAGCCGGAATACCGCACTGTGATTGCTATTGGTCTTGATGATTTCGCGAAAGTTTCCTGCGGCAAAGGCGACGAAGTCATCGTCGCTTTATCCGATGGCACGACCATGACTGGCGCCGAATTCATCAACGCCGCAATGGAAGGTGCTCTCGGCGACAAACTCTACGTCGGGCTCTTCCACCCCACCGCCGGACCGGTGAACTTGTACGAAGCCCGATTCGCATCAGACAAACTTCGCACTCTCGCCATGGCAGAGAACCTCGTCTGTCCTTGGCCAGACTGCAACGTACCAGCCGATAGATGCCAAGTTCACCACATCGACGCCCACAAACACGGCGGACATACGAAACCCTCGAACCTGACCATGTTGTGTAAGTACCACAACGGCGTCAACGACGACGATGACCCGGCTAATCCCGGGTCACAGAAAAGAAAAAATAAGCGAGGAAAAGGGAAGCCGAGCCGCGGCAGGATGCGCCGCCACCGCGGCAAAGTCCGCCTGCACACCCCAGGCGGAAAACTTGTGGGCAACACGCACCACGTGAGCAGCATGGGAGCGATGAACCTCATCTAA
- the iolD gene encoding 3D-(3,5/4)-trihydroxycyclohexane-1,2-dione acylhydrolase (decyclizing) → MAATKTMTVSQALVEFLGHQWTVDGEHRERTIAGMFGIFGHGNVAGIGQALKQYNVDEPELMPYYQARNEQAMVHQSVGYARMHRRRGTYASAASVGPGATNLLTGAALATTNRLPALLLPSDTFATRVADPVLQQLEQPWDIGLTVNDAFRPVSKFFDRVQRPEQLFSIALSAMRVLTDPAETGAVTIALPEDVQAETFEVPLEFLQDREWHIRRPRPEREALARAVEVIRNAKNPMIIAGGGVLYSSAEQQLQALVEQTGIPVGTSQAGGGVLNWDHAQNLGGVGATGTLAANRIAGEADVIIGIGTRYSDFTTASRTAFQNPDVKFVNINVASFDAYKHGSQLPVIADAREAITELMDALQGFRITEDYARSIAEAKASWDADVDKAFAPSKLALPGQPEIIGAVQESTAPEDVIIQAAGSLPGDLQKLWRVRDPLGYHVEYAFSCMGYEIAGGIGAKRGLDAVGDDRDVVIMVGDGSYLMLNSELVTAVAEGIKVIIVLIQNHGYASIGHLSETVGSQRFGTWYREYDEEHKNFQGEQILPVDLAMNARSYGLDVIEVEPGENSIEDLKKAMATAKASDKSTFIHINSDPLIYAPDGAGWWDVPVSETATLESTNTAREEYLKQQAFQRPLLG, encoded by the coding sequence ATGGCTGCTACAAAAACAATGACGGTCAGTCAGGCACTCGTTGAGTTCCTGGGGCACCAGTGGACCGTTGACGGTGAGCACCGCGAGCGCACCATCGCCGGCATGTTCGGCATCTTTGGCCACGGCAACGTTGCCGGTATCGGCCAGGCACTGAAGCAGTACAACGTGGATGAGCCAGAGCTCATGCCGTACTACCAGGCCCGTAATGAACAGGCGATGGTTCACCAATCCGTCGGCTATGCGCGTATGCACCGCCGCCGGGGCACCTATGCATCGGCAGCTTCTGTCGGCCCAGGTGCAACCAACCTGCTCACCGGCGCGGCGCTGGCTACCACCAACCGCCTGCCAGCGCTGCTCTTGCCCAGCGATACTTTTGCAACACGCGTGGCAGACCCTGTTCTCCAGCAACTCGAGCAGCCGTGGGATATCGGGCTGACCGTCAATGACGCATTCCGTCCGGTCTCGAAATTCTTCGACCGCGTGCAGCGCCCGGAACAGCTATTTTCCATCGCGTTATCGGCGATGCGCGTACTGACTGACCCAGCTGAGACTGGTGCCGTGACGATCGCCTTGCCAGAGGACGTACAGGCAGAAACCTTCGAGGTCCCGCTTGAATTCCTGCAGGACCGCGAGTGGCACATCCGCCGCCCACGCCCGGAGCGTGAGGCCTTGGCGCGTGCTGTCGAGGTCATCCGTAATGCGAAGAATCCAATGATCATCGCAGGCGGCGGCGTGCTGTATTCCTCCGCAGAACAGCAGCTGCAGGCCCTGGTTGAGCAGACCGGCATTCCGGTCGGCACTTCGCAGGCAGGCGGCGGCGTGCTGAATTGGGATCACGCGCAAAACCTCGGCGGCGTCGGTGCTACAGGTACCTTGGCTGCGAACCGCATTGCTGGCGAGGCGGACGTCATCATCGGTATTGGCACCCGCTACAGCGACTTCACCACCGCTTCACGCACCGCGTTCCAAAACCCAGACGTGAAGTTCGTCAACATCAACGTCGCGTCTTTCGATGCCTACAAGCACGGTTCGCAGCTTCCAGTCATCGCCGATGCACGCGAGGCCATCACAGAGCTTATGGATGCCTTGCAAGGATTCCGCATCACCGAGGACTACGCGCGTTCTATCGCGGAAGCTAAAGCCTCCTGGGATGCCGACGTGGACAAGGCTTTTGCACCCTCGAAGCTGGCTCTTCCTGGACAGCCAGAGATCATCGGTGCGGTACAGGAATCCACTGCACCAGAAGATGTCATCATTCAGGCGGCTGGCTCTTTGCCAGGGGATTTGCAAAAGCTATGGCGCGTGCGCGATCCACTCGGCTACCACGTGGAATATGCCTTCTCGTGCATGGGATATGAAATCGCTGGTGGTATCGGCGCCAAGCGTGGCCTCGATGCGGTGGGCGATGACCGCGACGTAGTCATCATGGTTGGTGACGGCTCCTATTTGATGCTGAACTCTGAACTAGTTACTGCCGTTGCCGAGGGCATCAAGGTGATTATCGTGCTCATCCAAAACCACGGCTACGCCTCCATCGGGCACCTGTCTGAAACGGTTGGTTCGCAGCGCTTTGGTACCTGGTACCGCGAGTACGACGAAGAGCACAAGAACTTCCAAGGCGAGCAGATTCTGCCCGTTGATCTGGCCATGAATGCCCGCAGCTACGGCCTTGATGTCATCGAAGTCGAGCCCGGGGAGAACTCCATCGAAGACCTGAAGAAGGCCATGGCTACCGCCAAAGCTTCTGACAAGTCCACCTTCATCCACATCAACTCCGACCCGCTTATCTACGCACCTGATGGCGCCGGCTGGTGGGATGTCCCGGTTTCTGAAACCGCGACCTTGGAATCGACCAACACCGCCCGCGAGGAATATCTCAAGCAACAAGCCTTCCAGCGCCCGCTTCTTGGCTAA
- a CDS encoding Gfo/Idh/MocA family oxidoreductase, translating to MNVRIGLVGYGTGGRYFHAPYIEASPHCKLVGVVARSEASKAKVEEDFPGLPTVDSLEALVNLGVDAVVISTPPDTRRDLVLEAIDAGVAVVADKPFAPNAQAAQELVDAAEKAGVLLNVFHNRRYDTDIVTAMKIRHSLGQLHGLDLRFDLNERDSLELGPEGGLLRDLGSHVVDQALMLMGPVREVTAHLSFIESAEGLTDKSFRIIIEHGSGAVSTISASKVDWLVSREIRLIGEHGAYVSDFRDVQTEAIKKGQRPAGKRDAWGYESHDRWGQLRTASGVETVRSAQGDYTNFYDELARAIETKTSGPVPAQQGVEVLKVLDAVVESAKEGRAVRIL from the coding sequence ATGAATGTCCGTATTGGATTAGTTGGTTATGGAACCGGTGGGCGATATTTTCACGCGCCCTATATTGAAGCCTCCCCGCATTGTAAATTAGTGGGTGTGGTGGCACGTTCTGAAGCCTCGAAAGCAAAGGTCGAAGAAGATTTCCCTGGGCTTCCGACCGTTGATTCATTGGAGGCATTAGTGAATCTTGGTGTTGACGCGGTGGTTATTTCTACGCCACCCGATACGCGCCGAGACCTGGTTTTAGAGGCGATTGACGCAGGGGTGGCAGTGGTGGCTGATAAGCCCTTCGCCCCAAATGCTCAGGCCGCGCAAGAGCTTGTCGATGCCGCCGAGAAGGCCGGGGTTCTCCTCAACGTTTTTCACAATCGTCGCTATGACACAGACATCGTCACAGCCATGAAAATCAGGCATTCGCTTGGGCAGTTGCACGGTCTGGACTTGCGTTTTGATCTCAATGAGCGGGATTCTTTGGAGCTGGGGCCTGAAGGAGGTCTGCTTCGGGATTTAGGATCCCACGTAGTCGACCAGGCATTGATGTTGATGGGACCTGTACGTGAAGTAACTGCTCATCTCAGTTTTATCGAAAGCGCCGAAGGACTCACAGATAAGAGCTTTCGCATCATCATTGAGCATGGTTCGGGTGCTGTATCCACGATTTCTGCGAGCAAGGTAGATTGGCTGGTATCGCGTGAGATTCGCCTAATTGGCGAACATGGTGCGTATGTCTCCGATTTTCGTGATGTGCAAACCGAAGCCATCAAGAAAGGACAACGCCCGGCAGGAAAACGTGATGCGTGGGGCTATGAATCCCACGACAGGTGGGGCCAGCTGCGCACTGCCAGCGGCGTCGAAACGGTACGTTCAGCGCAAGGTGATTACACCAATTTCTACGATGAGCTTGCTCGCGCGATAGAAACCAAGACATCTGGTCCGGTTCCTGCCCAGCAAGGAGTCGAGGTTCTTAAAGTCTTGGATGCTGTGGTCGAAAGCGCGAAAGAAGGCCGAGCAGTTCGCATTCTTTAA